ACCCGGCCACCAGGGCGGTGATCGGGTGGAGGATGATCCCGGCGATGACCTGGCGGATGGAGAGCCGGGCGATGAGCATGATGACGACCGTGGCCACCAAAAGGGTGGTGGTGATCGGGGTCTTGCCGAAGAGGCCGAAGACCGCCCCCATGAGGGCCACGAGGAAGATGCCCAGGGCGATGTAACCGACGAGGGGCGCCTTGAACTTCCTGGCGATGACCTCCTCGTCGTGCTCGTGGGCGATAGCGGTGTCGGGGGTCGAGGCTGCGGCCAGGCTTTGGGTGAGCTGCCGGCCCTCGGTGAGCCGTATCTTATCCTCCATGTCGAACTTGGTGATGAAGAGGCTGATGAAGAGCGCGGTGAAGGCGGTGCCGATCATGATCCCGAACTCCTGGGAGCTGGTCAGGAGCCCGAGCTGCTGGAGGAAACCCTCGCCGATCTGCCCGATGCCGCCGATCTGGCTGGGCCCGCAACTGGCCGCGGCGTTCACCGCCAGCGCCGCGACCAGGACCACCATCTGTTTCTTCGAGATCAGCCGCACGCCCTCGGGGCCGAGGGTGATGATTACGGGCAGGAGCGCCGCCGCCGCAATCCGCCCGCAGGGCATGGCGAAAATGGTGGAGAACTGGGCGATGAAGACCAGGGTGCCCGCCATGCCCAGGGTGGTGCCGCGCATTTTGTTGATGACGACGCGCAGCGCGGCGAAGCCGCCCGAGCCTTCCAAAGCGCCGGCGACCAGAAAGCCGCCGGCCATGGCCATGATGGGCAGGAGGATGACGTTGGACCCCACCGCCGAGCCCAGGGAAAGCATTTCGGAGAGGGAGCCGCCGTCGAGCCAGATCGCCAAGGCGGTCAGGACGATGTTTATCAGCGCGCCGGCGACCAGCAGGGTCTGAAGAGGAAGCGGGATCAGCCGTCGTCCGCCCACCATGATCAGCGGACCCAGGACGGTGAAGACGAAGATTAGAAGGCTGAGGATGCCGACAATCTCGTGGGCCAAGGAAGCTCCAGCGCAGGTTGTAATCCGCCCGGATGAGCCCTACAAGTTACGGTGTATTCCCGGGACCAGGAGCGATCAGCTTCTCTATGCGTTCGACTACATCGAGGGGATTGAAGGGCTTGGTCAGGTGCAGCGCGATGCCTATCTCCCGGCTGATTCTCTTGTAGAGCGGCCCCGAGTGGCCCGTGATAATGACCACGGGGGTCGAAGATAAATGCTCGTCGGCCATCAGGTCGTGGTACAGCTTGTAGCCGTCTATACCCGGCATCAGGAGGTCCAGGATGATGACGTCGGGCCGCTCCCGCATCACCGCGCTCAAAACCGTGGCGGGGTCGGACAGGGGGATGGTCTCGTGACCCCGGCTCTTGAAGGCGAGTCCCAGCGTCTCGACGATGTGCGGCTCGTCGTCCACGATCATGATCCGGGCCATGCGGACTCCTCCACGGCAGATCACCGAACGCCCGTACCCGCTTCGGTTCACGGCTGCGCCGTTGGAACACCCCTGCGCTCGTTCAGCAAGCGCTCAACCTGATCTACCACCGTATACGGCGCAAAGGGCTTGGTCAAATGCAGTTTGGCGCCTATCCCCTCGCTGATGCGTCTGTAAATATAGTCGGTCTTTGCGGTGAGGACGACCACCGGAATCTGCGATACCCGGTCGTCCTCGACCAGACGGCTGAACACCTCGTAGCCGTCCATCCCCGGCATCATGACGTCGAGGATGATGACGTCGGGTTTTTCCCGCTCGGCGAGGGAGATGCACTGCGTCGCGTCGGACAAGCCCACAACCTGGTACCCCCGTTTCTCGAAGGCCAGACTGAGCGTCTCGACGATGTGCGGCTCGTCGTCCACGATCATTATCTTCGACATTGACCCCTTCACCGTCCCTTTACGTTTCGCCAGAGGCGTAGCTCGCTTCGCTCGGTTTGTCGGAGGTATTACTTCGTTTCCGAGTGGCTTAAGCCCCGGTGGTTGGAACCGGTTTAATTCCCACCGCACCGGTGTATAATATACCGATACTCGTTCCCGTGCAACCCCTTCAACGAAACGGATTCGCCGGGGCGTAGCTCGCTTCGCTCGGTTTGCCGGGGCATAGCTCGCTACGCTCGGTTCGGTTGCCCTTGGGAGTCCTTCCGCTCCCTTCGACCGCAGTCAACGCAGGCATACCGTGAACGTCGAACCGAGGCGGTCCAAGGTAGGCGGCCCGTTTACTCCCCTCGACCGCACTTACCCGCGGGCCCGTACTCAACCCGAGCAGTCCCCCTGTCGGTTCGCGGCCTCGCCCTCCGTCATTCCCCGGCGCTCGTGGACCACGATGTTGCCCGGTTTGCCCTTGCCGAACTTCTTCAGCTCGGTGACGACGTCGGCAATCTCGGCGGTGGTGGTGAAACGCCGCTTCTCGCTCGACACCAGCTCGACGGTGAGGGTGAGCGTGGCGGGATACCGCCGCAGGCAACCGGTGCGGTCCTTTATCTCGTAGTAGTTCCGCTTCAGGTCCGTCTCATCGAAGTAGTCCCCCACGCCCTCGGTGAAGAGCTCGATAACCCTGTTCGCCACCTTCTCCGCATCCTGGTGGTAGCAGAGCATCATGAAGTCGTCACCGCCGATGTGACCGACGAAATCCTTCGGCTTGCCCAGCACCCGGGTGGCCTGGACGAGGCAGTGCGTGAGGAGGCGGATGACCGAATCGCCGCGGGCGTAGCCGTAGTAGTCGTTGAAACTTTTGAACCGGTCTATGTCGGCGTAGAAGAGGGAGTAGGGTTTGTCGGCGCGGATGACCTCCTTGAGCCGATGCTCTATCTCCAGGTTTCCCGGCAGGCCCGTCAGAGGGTTGCAGCCGAGCTGGTAGCGCGTGCGCGACAGGACCATCTTCGCCCGGGCTAAAAGCTCCCGCTGGGAGAAGGGCTTGGCGATGTAGTCGTCTATGGAGTGCTCGACGCCCCGTTCGAGGTCAATGATGTCTTGCTTGGCCGTCAGGAGAATCACCGGTATGTGGGCGGTCTCGAAGTCCTTTTTCAGCTCGGAGCACACATGGTAGCCGTCCATCCCGGGCATCATCACGTCCAGGATGATGAGCTCCGGGTTGAAGACCTTGACCTGTTCCAGGGCCTCCTCGCCCGAGGGGCAGGTCTGGACCGTGTAGTTGTCGCCCTCGAATATGGTTTTGACTATCGAGCGGATGTCGGGGTCATCGTCAACGACCATCACCCGTGTGGACATGTCTCAACCTTTTTTTAGTGACCGATTACGCCCCTTCAAACGGTTATTTGCCGGGGCGTTACTCCGCTCCGCTCCGTTTTGCCGGGGCATTACTCCGCTTCGCTTCGTTTCGCCGGGGCGTCACTCGTTTCGCTTCGCGCGAATGGGAGGGTCATTATAAAACTCCCTCCCGGATTTGTCAGCCCTCAAGGCAAGGGGTTTAAACCCCTTGTTTCATACGCTATAAAGACCCTTCTCTTCGATGTAACGGGCCACCGGGTCGGGTACGAGCCACCGTAGACTGAGCCCCGCCGCGATTCTTTGGCGCACCAGCGTCGAGGAAACGCCGAAGGGGGGCATGGGAATCTCCGACGCCCGGGTCCCGGCGGGGAGCCTGTCGGGGTCGAAAGTGCACCCGGGCCTCGGCGCGTAGGCGAAGCGGGCGAGCCGCACCAGCTCGTCCACCCGGTGCCAGGTGCCCAGATCGTTCAGGTTGTCCGCGCCCACCAGAATGACCGGTTCCCCCCCGAGCATCTCCCGGAAGCGCAGGACGGTGTCCAGGGTGTAGGAGACGCCGCCCTGTCGGAGCTCGATGTCGTCCAGAACGAAGGTCGGCTCACCCTCGAGGGCCAACCGGAGCATGGCGAGACGGTGGGATTCCGCGGCTTTCGGGGGGCGGTCGCGGTGGGGTCCACGGGCGGCGGGGATGAAGTACACCCGGTCCAGGTCGAGCTGCTCGCGGGCAAAGGTCGCCAGGAGCAGGTGGCCCAGGTGTACCGGATCGTAGCTGCCGCCGAAGAGGGCGTATTTTTCCAAAGAGCCCATTTTTTATGACCGTGGGGTGGGGAAGGACCAAGATTTTACCACAACAATGCGTCGGGTCGCGGTGGGGGTCCGGTCGGGTGACGAAGGGGGGTGGCGGGAGTAAAAAACCGGCCGTCGCCGGTTCTTCTCGGATGCCGAACCAACCGTCCGAATTTCATTCCTGCCTCATATTTAAAAAAACCGGCCGCAGCCGGTTAAAAAAACGTGAACCCGCCTCACTCACCGTCCGGGTTCCCGGGGAGAGAGCCCATCGTATTCAGGCTCTCCCGGGCGTCCGCGGCGTACTCGTCGTCCGGGTACTCCTCCAGAATCCGCTCGAAATCGTTCCGGGCATCGTCCGGGTACCCCAGCTCCAGGAGTGCCTCCCCACGACGCCAAAGATTGCGCGGCGCGTACATGGAGTCGGGGTAGGTGCCCAGGAGCATGTCGGCGTAGAGAATCACGGACCGCGGATGTTCCATCCGGCGGTACAGGTAGGCGATGTGGTCCAGCTTGCGGGCCTCCAGCTCTTCGGCCTCCCGGATCGCATCCTGTATCTGGGGGATTAGCTCCGA
Above is a window of bacterium DNA encoding:
- a CDS encoding response regulator, producing the protein MSTRVMVVDDDPDIRSIVKTIFEGDNYTVQTCPSGEEALEQVKVFNPELIILDVMMPGMDGYHVCSELKKDFETAHIPVILLTAKQDIIDLERGVEHSIDDYIAKPFSQRELLARAKMVLSRTRYQLGCNPLTGLPGNLEIEHRLKEVIRADKPYSLFYADIDRFKSFNDYYGYARGDSVIRLLTHCLVQATRVLGKPKDFVGHIGGDDFMMLCYHQDAEKVANRVIELFTEGVGDYFDETDLKRNYYEIKDRTGCLRRYPATLTLTVELVSSEKRRFTTTAEIADVVTELKKFGKGKPGNIVVHERRGMTEGEAANRQGDCSG
- a CDS encoding response regulator; the protein is MARIMIVDDEPHIVETLGLAFKSRGHETIPLSDPATVLSAVMRERPDVIILDLLMPGIDGYKLYHDLMADEHLSSTPVVIITGHSGPLYKRISREIGIALHLTKPFNPLDVVERIEKLIAPGPGNTP
- a CDS encoding response regulator; amino-acid sequence: MSKIMIVDDEPHIVETLSLAFEKRGYQVVGLSDATQCISLAEREKPDVIILDVMMPGMDGYEVFSRLVEDDRVSQIPVVVLTAKTDYIYRRISEGIGAKLHLTKPFAPYTVVDQVERLLNERRGVPTAQP
- the nadD gene encoding nicotinate (nicotinamide) nucleotide adenylyltransferase; this translates as MEKYALFGGSYDPVHLGHLLLATFAREQLDLDRVYFIPAARGPHRDRPPKAAESHRLAMLRLALEGEPTFVLDDIELRQGGVSYTLDTVLRFREMLGGEPVILVGADNLNDLGTWHRVDELVRLARFAYAPRPGCTFDPDRLPAGTRASEIPMPPFGVSSTLVRQRIAAGLSLRWLVPDPVARYIEEKGLYSV